In Aliarcobacter faecis, a genomic segment contains:
- a CDS encoding YhdH/YhfP family quinone oxidoreductase, giving the protein MKAFVVEKDNNNEIISNVKEFLKPICDDNEVLIKVTYSSLNYKDALSSIGHVGVTKVFPHITGVDVVGVIEESKSTIFKVGQRVIVTGYDLGMNTNGGHAQFVKVPASWVIKTPDSISDKEIMAYGTAGLTAALSIQELLKNGINPEDSSILVTGSTGGVGSISIAILSKLGFNVVAITTKSDKSTYLKSLGANEIILLEDFMQNSSKPLLATKYDAIIDTVGGDILAQALKTLKYDGVATCCGLTASAILNTNVYPFILRGARLIGIDSVECKLEKKEAAWEKLAGYWSVDCLENIIKEISLDEIKDVYSKLLDGKASGRYVVKIA; this is encoded by the coding sequence ATGAAAGCTTTTGTTGTAGAAAAAGATAATAATAATGAAATTATTTCAAATGTAAAAGAGTTTCTAAAACCAATTTGTGATGATAATGAAGTTTTAATAAAAGTAACTTACTCTAGCTTAAATTATAAAGATGCACTTAGTTCTATTGGTCATGTAGGAGTTACAAAAGTTTTTCCTCATATTACAGGAGTTGATGTTGTTGGAGTTATTGAAGAATCAAAATCAACAATATTCAAAGTAGGGCAAAGAGTAATAGTTACAGGATATGATTTAGGAATGAATACAAATGGTGGTCATGCTCAATTTGTAAAAGTTCCAGCTTCTTGGGTTATTAAAACTCCTGATTCTATTAGTGATAAAGAGATTATGGCGTATGGAACAGCTGGATTAACTGCAGCATTAAGTATTCAAGAACTTTTAAAAAATGGCATAAATCCTGAGGATAGCTCTATTTTAGTTACTGGTTCAACAGGTGGAGTTGGTTCAATATCTATTGCAATTTTAAGTAAACTTGGATTTAATGTAGTTGCTATTACAACAAAAAGTGATAAAAGTACCTATTTAAAAAGCCTTGGAGCAAATGAAATAATCCTACTTGAAGATTTTATGCAAAACTCTTCTAAACCTTTATTAGCTACAAAATATGATGCCATTATAGACACTGTAGGTGGAGATATTTTAGCTCAAGCTTTAAAAACTTTAAAATATGATGGGGTAGCAACTTGTTGTGGGCTTACAGCTTCTGCAATTCTAAATACAAATGTTTACCCTTTTATATTAAGAGGTGCTAGACTTATTGGAATTGATAGTGTTGAGTGTAAATTAGAAAAGAAAGAAGCTGCTTGGGAAAAACTTGCAGGTTATTGGAGTGTAGATTGTTTAGAAAATATCATCAAAGAGATCTCTTTAGATGAGATAAAAGATGTTTATTCTAAACTTTTAGATGGAAAAGCTAGTGGTAGATATGTAGTAAAAATAGCGTAA
- a CDS encoding OmpA family protein: MSLFKKILYLLVIFLILNVITIYNFDYSSTNSNKENIFSSMNKKISSFFSKESKNIPFNFSIEKSNDILVLNGLFPNNNDLKIVLNSLGIDQEGNSILFEDGVVIDYPFLERVKPFIDKFKEESINGAKIIYNSEGLKVIADMNSQEAIQELENISLKNNLNASLNIKAIVKDQETIEKQIEEIKSIVEKDVSINKTDIPEAVTIIDVQNKINSILKENKITFARASTNLTPESIKIVEEIANILKGHDYYIEVGGHTDSKGNPNLNQQLSDKRAASVKDVLIKFGVNKDSIKSFGYGNKFPIAQEDELGLSEENRRVEILLKEKGVK; encoded by the coding sequence GTGTCTTTATTTAAGAAAATCCTCTATCTTTTAGTAATTTTTCTCATTTTGAATGTAATTACTATTTATAATTTTGATTATTCAAGTACGAATAGTAATAAAGAAAATATTTTTTCATCTATGAATAAGAAGATTAGCTCTTTCTTTTCAAAAGAGTCTAAAAATATACCCTTTAATTTTAGTATAGAAAAGAGTAATGACATTTTAGTATTAAATGGATTATTCCCAAATAATAATGATTTGAAAATAGTTTTAAATAGTTTAGGAATTGATCAAGAAGGGAATTCTATATTATTTGAAGATGGAGTTGTAATTGATTATCCATTTTTAGAAAGAGTTAAACCTTTTATTGATAAATTCAAAGAAGAGTCTATAAATGGTGCTAAAATTATTTATAATAGTGAAGGTTTAAAAGTTATAGCAGATATGAATAGTCAAGAGGCTATACAAGAGTTAGAAAATATTAGTTTAAAAAATAATTTAAATGCTTCTTTAAATATAAAAGCTATAGTAAAAGATCAAGAAACAATAGAGAAACAAATAGAAGAGATAAAAAGTATTGTTGAAAAAGATGTATCTATAAATAAAACGGATATTCCAGAAGCTGTTACAATTATTGATGTTCAAAATAAAATAAATAGTATATTAAAAGAGAATAAAATTACATTTGCAAGAGCAAGTACAAATTTAACACCAGAATCTATAAAAATAGTAGAAGAGATTGCAAATATATTAAAAGGGCATGATTACTATATTGAGGTTGGTGGACATACAGATTCAAAAGGAAATCCTAATTTGAATCAGCAATTATCAGATAAAAGAGCTGCTAGTGTTAAAGATGTTTTAATTAAATTTGGGGTGAATAAAGATTCTATAAAATCATTTGGTTATGGGAATAAATTTCCAATTGCACAAGAAGATGAATTAGGTCTTTCTGAAGAGAATAGAAGAGTAGAGATTTTATTAAAAGAGAAAGGAGTTAAATAG
- a CDS encoding ribonucleotide-diphosphate reductase subunit beta produces MERKIIYNPDSKESLNDRRVFGGDSDGMINFTRMKYQWALNLWDMMEANTWFPREVQMTQDAKDYKYLTPAEKRMYDLVLSQLIFMDSLQTNNLMDNINPYITAPEINACLSRQSYEEANHSKSYAVMVESISDNTDLIYDMWKNDTKLKEKNTYIASVYDNLAHGELTDEKLLLAMFANQILEGLYFYAGFAAIYALGKSGKMLGSSQMIRFIQRDEVTHLILFQNMINSVRKERPDLFTETLEKKVREMFRKAVDLEASWGAYITQGQILGFTDAIIRQYIEYLADRRLEAVGYKSEYNVKHPIPWVDGYASFNDQRTNFFEGNVVNYSKGSIDFDDF; encoded by the coding sequence ATGGAAAGAAAGATTATTTATAACCCAGATTCAAAAGAGAGTTTAAATGATAGAAGAGTTTTTGGTGGAGATTCTGATGGAATGATAAACTTTACAAGAATGAAGTATCAATGGGCTTTAAATTTATGGGATATGATGGAAGCCAATACTTGGTTCCCAAGAGAAGTTCAAATGACACAAGATGCAAAAGATTATAAATATTTGACTCCAGCAGAAAAAAGAATGTATGATTTAGTTCTAAGCCAATTGATTTTTATGGATAGCTTACAAACAAACAATTTAATGGATAATATAAATCCTTATATAACTGCACCTGAAATTAATGCTTGTTTAAGTAGACAATCTTATGAAGAGGCAAATCATAGTAAATCTTATGCAGTTATGGTTGAATCAATCTCTGATAATACAGATTTAATCTATGATATGTGGAAAAATGATACAAAATTAAAAGAGAAAAATACTTATATAGCAAGTGTTTATGATAATTTGGCACATGGTGAATTAACAGATGAAAAATTACTTCTTGCTATGTTTGCAAACCAAATTTTAGAAGGTTTATATTTTTATGCAGGATTTGCAGCAATTTATGCTCTTGGAAAATCTGGGAAAATGTTAGGAAGCTCTCAAATGATTAGGTTTATTCAAAGAGATGAAGTTACTCATTTAATACTTTTCCAAAATATGATAAATAGTGTGAGAAAAGAGAGACCAGATCTTTTTACAGAAACTTTAGAAAAAAAAGTGCGAGAGATGTTTAGAAAAGCAGTTGATTTGGAAGCTTCTTGGGGAGCATATATTACTCAAGGACAAATTTTAGGTTTTACAGATGCTATTATTAGACAATATATTGAATATCTTGCAGATAGAAGACTTGAAGCTGTAGGATATAAATCTGAATATAATGTAAAACACCCTATTCCATGGGTAGATGGATATGCAAGTTTTAATGATCAAAGAACTAATTTTTTTGAAGGAAATGTAGTAAACTACTCAAAAGGTAGTATAGATTTTGATGATTTTTAA